Proteins from a single region of Hermetia illucens chromosome 3, iHerIll2.2.curated.20191125, whole genome shotgun sequence:
- the LOC119652146 gene encoding gustatory and odorant receptor 22-like has translation MVLTGRIQPTLNPNQRLFLQDEIRYKHQLERIRRESADSEGLYTRKQSTADDPLLLDEYDSFYHTTKSLLVLFQIMGIMPIRRNPPKRGVERTSFKWSRVFVWAIFIYCLELVVVVLVGYDRVMNFIDNSEKKFDAIIYNVIFLSILVPHFLLPVAAWPNGPQAAVFKNMWTNYQLKYAKVTGRPLLFTHLYLLTWGLCIASWIISILVVLPQYYLQKDFEFWHTFAYYHIIAMLNGFCSLWYVNCTAFQFTSRALAANLQETLEQSRPAEKLTEYRHLWVDLSHMMQQLGKAYANMYGIYCLVIFFTTIIATYGAFSEIIDHGISLKELGLFMIAFYCMSLLFIICNEAHYASKSVGADFQDRLFNVNLTAVDNLTAKEVEMFLVAIEKNPPVMHLNGFANINRELLTSNISFMATYLVVLLQFKLSLLRQTILDAMRVNATMAKLQMNEN, from the exons ATGGTATTAACCGGTCGTATCCAACCGACATTAAATCCCAATCAAAGACTTTTTCTCCAAGATGAAATACGCTATAAACATCAGTTGGAAAGGATCCGGAGGGAAAGTGCAGACTCCGAAGGATTATACACGCGGAAACAATCAACGGCAGATGATCCATTGCTCCTTGACGAATACGACTCATTTTACCATACAACCAAAAGTCTCCTCGTCCTGTTTCAAATCATGGGAATCATGCCCATAAGACGTAATCCTCCGAAACGTGGAGTGGAAAGGACATCATTTAAATGGTCCCGCGTTTTTGTTTGGGCAATCTTTATATATTGCTTGGAGTTGGTGGTGGTGGTACTGGTTGGATACGATAGAGTGATGAACTTCATAGACAATTCCGAGAAAAAATTCGATGCTATCATCTACAACGTAATATTCCTAAGCATTTTAGTTCCCCACTTCCTGCTGCCGGTCGCAGCTTGGCCGAATGGACCGCAGGCAGCCGTGTTTAAAAATATGTGGACAAATTACCAGTTGAAGTATGCAAAAGTGACCGGGCGTCCTCTGCTATTTACGCACCTGTACCTTCTCACCTGGGGGTTGTGCATTGCATCCTGGATTATAAGCATATTGGTTGTGCTACCTCAGTACTACCTTCAAaaggattttgaattttggcacACTTTCGCCTACTATCATATCATAGCTATGTTGAATGGATTTTGCAGTCTGTG GTATGTGAACTGCACAGCTTTCCAATTCACGAGCCGAGCATTAGCGGCGAATTTGCAGGAAACTTTGGAACAATCGAGACCTGCTGAAAAATTAACGGAGTATCGACATCTATGGGTTGATCTTAGTCACATGATGCAACAATTAG GTAAGGCTTACGCAAACATGTACGGAATATACTGCTTAGTAATATTCTTCACGACAATCATCGCAACTTACGGAGCGTTCAGTGAAATTATTGATCACGGAATTAGCCTTAAGGAGCTGGGGCTTTTCATGATAGCCTTCTACTGTATGTCGTTATTGTTCATAATTTGCAATGAAGCGCATTATGCTTCGAAAAGTGTCGGAGCTGATTTTCAGGATCGACTTTTTAACGTGAACCTCACTGCAGTGGACAATCTAACAGCAAAGGAAGTTGAAATGTTCCTCGTGGCTATAGAGAAGAATCCGCCAGTGATGCATTTAAATGGCTTTGCCAACATTAACAGAGAATTGCTAACTTCG AATATTTCTTTTATGGCAACGTATCTAGTTGTGCTTTTGCAATTTAAACTAAGTCTCCTGCGGCAGACAATTCTCGATGCTATGCGTGTCAATGCAACAATGGCTAAACTTCAGATGAACGAAAATTAG